In Streptomyces liangshanensis, the DNA window TGCGCGGGCGCGCCACCATGACCGGGCAGGTCGAACCGAATCACCCGCCAGGTACGCGCGAGCTCCGGAACCTGCCGGTCCCACATGTGCCAGGTGGTGCCCAGAGACGGGCCCAGGATCAGGACGGGACCGTCCTCGGGCCCGTCAGAGCGGTACTGGAGGGTCTTCTCTGTCGTCGGACTCACGCCCCGCACGCTCTCACATCTCCCTGAGACCCACGAAGGGCGGTCGGCGGCCGTGCGCGGTCCCGGTCGCGGGGCGCATTCCGCTGCGGACCGCTACGTGCCCGACGGTGTCAGGGGACGAGGACCATCCGGAAGCGGGCCTTGCCGCTGAGCATGCGGTCCACGGCGGCGGGGGCCTCGTCGAGGGGGCGTTCCTCGATGAGTGCCTTGACTCCCTGTCGCCGGGCGAAGGCGAGGTTGTCCTCGTTCTGGATCGGGGTGCCGGTGAGGGAGCCGAGGATCCGGATGCCGCGGTCCTTCAGGTCGTCCGGGCCGACCGTCACGGGGGACGCTCCGAGGATCATGAGGCGGCCGTGGTCCGCCAGGCCCGCGATGAGGCCGGACGCCACGTCGCCGCTCGACGCCGTCGCGACGATGACGTCCGCGCCGCCGAGTTCGTTCAGCGCGGCGACGGCGTCCGTACCGCTGGAGTCGATGTACTCGTCCGCTCCCAGTTCGCGGGCGAGTTTCTCCTTGTCGGTGCCGCGTGCGAGGGCCACGACGTGCATGCCCATCTTGTCGGCGTACTGGAGGCCGAGGTGGCCGAGGCCGCCGATGCCGAGGATGCCGACGACCGATCCGGGACGGACGG includes these proteins:
- a CDS encoding alcohol dehydrogenase catalytic domain-containing protein, encoding MSSAPSTYRAVQVAADGSLEPTHRQLTDPTRGHVRLRVEACGVCHTDAYGFQPHPETEQGRVPGHEVVGVIDAVGEGVTRWAVGDRVGVGFLAGHCGECVSCRRGDFVTCKDQPKTGLEVDGGYAEYMIARQTGLVAIPDGMPSADVAPLLCAGLTTYNGVLNSSVRPGSVVGILGIGGLGHLGLQYADKMGMHVVALARGTDKEKLARELGADEYIDSSGTDAVAALNELGGADVIVATASSGDVASGLIAGLADHGRLMILGASPVTVGPDDLKDRGIRILGSLTGTPIQNEDNLAFARRQGVKALIEERPLDEAPAAVDRMLSGKARFRMVLVP